In the Helicobacter typhlonius genome, one interval contains:
- the ccoS gene encoding cbb3-type cytochrome oxidase assembly protein CcoS: protein MNVEMVAIMLAVSLVLGLFGLLAFIWGLKNGQFDDANKMMQGVLFDSVEDLNLAAKTDKKQNKPAIQNKGGNDE, encoded by the coding sequence ATGAATGTTGAAATGGTTGCGATTATGCTTGCTGTATCGCTTGTGCTAGGCTTATTTGGATTGCTTGCATTTATATGGGGCTTAAAAAATGGACAATTTGATGATGCAAACAAAATGATGCAGGGTGTGCTTTTTGATTCTGTGGAAGACTTAAACCTTGCTGCAAAAACTGATAAAAAACAAAATAAACCTGCCATACAAAATAAAGGAGGCAATGATGAATAA
- a CDS encoding NAD(P)-binding domain-containing protein has protein sequence MNKIYDVAVVGCGPAGISAIIESQARNLSVIALEKGDSHNMSIRKFYKEGKRVDKDYKGQVVQLEGKIDFKDGDRESTLALFDEILSPVEVTYQSDVESVVPCKDSEGFVITTTDNRSYKACFVVICIGKMGQPNKPSYTLPPTIRKYINFNANDAQKNEKILVVGGGNSAVEYAYDLAQSADNGGSVTLNYRRSEFSRINDTNAAALKNVIANGSLHTKLGIDITELSDDNGKVGVHFSDGSKDVFDRVIYAIGGASPIDFLKKCSITTDEKGVPLCSPLWESSVKNIFVAGDIALKNGGSIAAAIKYGYDIAKEIAKRAKN, from the coding sequence ATGAATAAAATATATGATGTAGCCGTAGTAGGCTGCGGACCTGCCGGGATTAGTGCTATCATAGAATCTCAAGCACGCAATTTAAGTGTGATAGCACTTGAAAAAGGTGATTCGCACAATATGAGTATTCGCAAGTTTTACAAAGAAGGCAAACGCGTGGATAAAGACTACAAAGGGCAAGTTGTGCAATTAGAAGGAAAGATTGACTTTAAAGATGGCGATAGAGAAAGCACATTAGCACTTTTTGATGAGATTCTCTCTCCTGTTGAAGTAACTTATCAAAGCGATGTGGAATCTGTTGTGCCTTGCAAAGATAGTGAAGGCTTTGTGATTACTACAACAGATAATCGCAGCTATAAGGCGTGTTTTGTCGTTATCTGTATAGGGAAAATGGGACAACCCAATAAACCAAGCTATACTTTGCCACCGACAATTCGTAAATATATTAATTTCAATGCCAATGATGCGCAAAAAAATGAAAAGATTCTCGTTGTAGGTGGAGGAAACTCTGCTGTGGAATATGCGTATGATTTAGCCCAAAGTGCAGACAATGGTGGGAGCGTAACGCTTAATTACCGCCGAAGTGAGTTTTCACGCATTAATGATACAAATGCGGCTGCACTTAAAAATGTGATTGCAAATGGCTCACTTCACACAAAGCTTGGCATTGATATTACAGAGCTAAGTGATGATAACGGAAAGGTAGGAGTGCATTTTAGCGATGGGAGTAAAGATGTATTTGATAGGGTGATTTATGCTATTGGTGGTGCTTCACCTATTGATTTTTTGAAAAAATGCTCTATTACCACAGATGAAAAGGGTGTGCCGCTTTGCTCTCCTTTATGGGAAAGCAGTGTGAAAAATATCTTTGTAGCGGGGGATATTGCGCTTAAAAATGGTGGCTCAATCGCTGCTGCTATCAAGTATGGATATGATATTGCCAAAGAGATTGCAAAAAGAGCAAAGAATTAA
- a CDS encoding YgaP family membrane protein produces the protein MKTTERIIRVVLAFVIFAAGFYFESWWGLVGLIPLLTGAFGFCPLYVWTGRQACPLGACPISKKDKEQE, from the coding sequence ATGAAAACAACAGAACGAATTATAAGAGTCGTGCTTGCCTTTGTGATTTTTGCTGCTGGATTTTATTTTGAATCTTGGTGGGGACTTGTGGGGCTTATCCCTTTACTCACAGGTGCATTTGGTTTTTGTCCTCTGTATGTATGGACAGGGAGACAGGCTTGTCCACTTGGCGCTTGCCCTATCTCTAAAAAAGACAAAGAGCAAGAATAA
- a CDS encoding Crp/Fnr family transcriptional regulator, protein MSKERLKAIFAPLGLAQQDIESIVQQAYFKSFAPNTLINQNENCLGFIYVFSGALRVYIMGENAKEITLFNLKENDYCLLCSHCALHSIHYDILLESSQNTEVLIVPHQLFSRLKDTYPTLSNFTLTLISKRLSQTISTLEQALFKPLVERIREFLYENAHNGEILISHEEIANHLGSSREVISRILKEMENKGEIKRAYKKIILLKIKGQNVF, encoded by the coding sequence GTGAGCAAAGAGCGACTGAAAGCTATTTTTGCCCCGCTAGGCTTAGCACAGCAAGATATTGAAAGCATAGTCCAACAAGCATATTTTAAAAGTTTTGCGCCAAATACACTTATTAATCAAAATGAGAATTGCTTGGGCTTTATTTATGTGTTTTCAGGGGCTTTACGCGTTTATATTATGGGTGAGAATGCTAAAGAAATTACACTTTTTAATCTTAAAGAGAATGATTATTGTCTTCTTTGCTCGCATTGTGCGCTGCATTCTATACATTATGATATTTTACTTGAGAGCAGCCAAAACACAGAAGTGCTTATTGTGCCCCATCAGTTATTTTCTAGGCTTAAAGATACTTATCCTACGCTTTCAAATTTCACACTCACGCTTATTTCTAAGCGACTAAGCCAAACCATATCCACACTTGAGCAAGCATTATTTAAGCCGCTTGTTGAACGAATCCGTGAATTTTTGTATGAAAATGCGCATAATGGGGAGATTCTCATAAGCCACGAAGAAATTGCTAATCATCTAGGGAGTTCGCGTGAAGTCATCTCACGAATCCTCAAAGAAATGGAAAATAAAGGCGAAATTAAACGCGCTTACAAAAAGATTATTCTGTTAAAGATAAAGGGACAAAATGTTTTTTAA